In Pyrus communis chromosome 1, drPyrComm1.1, whole genome shotgun sequence, the following are encoded in one genomic region:
- the LOC137737986 gene encoding NADH dehydrogenase [ubiquinone] iron-sulfur protein 4, mitochondrial-like isoform X2 — MASSLQRMSNHARLLRASVASGSRPFSADALVEYMPGEIGKVAGIPDEHLRRRVIIYSPARTASQQGSGKLGKWKINFVSTQKWENPLMGWTSTGDPYAHVGDSTLGFDSEDAARSFAERHGWDYVVKRRQTPLLRVKAYADNFKFKGLPKTEES, encoded by the exons ATGGCGAGCTCTCTGCAGCGCATGTCAAACCACGCTCGTCTTCTCCGAGCCTCTGTTGCCTCAGGGTCCAGGCCGTTCTCGGCGGACGCGCTGGTCGAGTACATGCCCGGTGAGATCGGAAAGGTCGCTGGCATTCCCGATGAACATCTCCGCCGGAGG GTTATAATATACTCACCTGCAAGAACTGCGTCTCAGCAAGGATCAGGGAAACTTGGGAAGTGGAAGATCAACTTTGTGTCAACACAGAA GTGGGAGAATCCATTGATGGGCTGGACTTCCACTGGGGACCCATACGCACATGTCGGTGATTCGACACTGGGTTTTGACAGTGAAGACGCTGCAAGGTCCTTTGCAGAGAGACATGGTTGGGATTATGTG GTTAAAAGGCGGCAAACACCATTATTGAGG GTGAAGGCATATGCAGACAACTTCAAGTTTAAAGGCCTACCAAAAACTGAGGAGAGTTGA
- the LOC137737986 gene encoding NADH dehydrogenase [ubiquinone] iron-sulfur protein 4, mitochondrial-like isoform X1, whose protein sequence is MASSLQRMSNHARLLRASVASGSRPFSADALVEYMPGEIGKVAGIPDEHLRRRVIIYSPARTASQQGSGKLGKWKINFVSTQKWENPLMGWTSTGDPYAHVGDSTLGFDSEDAARSFAERHGWDYVVKRRQTPLLRFQVKAYADNFKFKGLPKTEES, encoded by the exons ATGGCGAGCTCTCTGCAGCGCATGTCAAACCACGCTCGTCTTCTCCGAGCCTCTGTTGCCTCAGGGTCCAGGCCGTTCTCGGCGGACGCGCTGGTCGAGTACATGCCCGGTGAGATCGGAAAGGTCGCTGGCATTCCCGATGAACATCTCCGCCGGAGG GTTATAATATACTCACCTGCAAGAACTGCGTCTCAGCAAGGATCAGGGAAACTTGGGAAGTGGAAGATCAACTTTGTGTCAACACAGAA GTGGGAGAATCCATTGATGGGCTGGACTTCCACTGGGGACCCATACGCACATGTCGGTGATTCGACACTGGGTTTTGACAGTGAAGACGCTGCAAGGTCCTTTGCAGAGAGACATGGTTGGGATTATGTG GTTAAAAGGCGGCAAACACCATTATTGAGG TTTCAGGTGAAGGCATATGCAGACAACTTCAAGTTTAAAGGCCTACCAAAAACTGAGGAGAGTTGA